The following are encoded in a window of bacterium SCSIO 12643 genomic DNA:
- a CDS encoding dTDP-4-dehydrorhamnose 3,5-epimerase family protein has translation MKIRKTNIDGLFVIDLFHAEDARGGFVKTFHASTMKASGLNTDFSESFYSINNKGVIRGMHFQTPPHDHDKLVFCNHGRLNDVVLDIRTSSPTFGHFASIELSGDNHRALYLAKGLAHGFESLEDHTIMTYLTSTEHQPSHDQGIRFDSFGKKWDTPNPIINERDLSWPGLDEYDSPF, from the coding sequence ATGAAAATCCGAAAAACCAATATTGACGGTTTATTTGTAATTGACTTATTTCATGCTGAAGATGCGCGTGGCGGATTCGTTAAGACTTTCCATGCTTCTACCATGAAAGCGTCCGGATTGAATACCGATTTTTCGGAAAGCTTCTACTCTATCAACAATAAAGGAGTGATTAGAGGAATGCATTTTCAAACTCCTCCTCATGATCACGATAAACTTGTTTTTTGTAACCATGGCCGTTTAAATGATGTTGTATTAGACATTCGTACATCATCTCCAACCTTTGGACATTTTGCGAGTATAGAACTATCGGGAGACAATCATCGCGCACTTTATTTAGCCAAAGGTTTGGCGCATGGGTTTGAAAGTCTGGAAGATCATACCATCATGACATATTTGACGTCTACTGAACATCAACCTTCACACGATCAGGGAATTCGTTTTGACAGTTTCGGTAAAAAATGGGATACTCCAAATCCAATCATTAATGAGCGAGATTTATCCTGGCCAGGATTGGACGAATACGATTCGCCATTCTAA
- a CDS encoding ABC-F family ATP-binding cassette domain-containing protein has product MISINGISVSFSGIDLFKDISFLVNSRDRIGLVGKNGAGKSTLMKVIMGRQKLDSGSVTVSSDESLGYLAQELMFQSEKTVLEEALSAFEEMNTLKQEIEDINHQLETRTDYESDAYQALIQQLTEKHERLDIIDLGNPESEAEKILIGLGFTRDKLQMKMTQFSMGWQMRVELAKLLLIKPTLLLLDEPTNHLDIEAIIWLEGYLKNYSGAMMMISHDKMFLDNVTNRTIEIVMGKTYDYKVPYTKYLTLREERIAQQLRAQKNQQDYIKQQERFIERFKAKATKAKAAQSKQKQLDKVERIEIDIVDNSSIQFKFPEAQRSGQVVLKAENVAKAYGKHQIFTDVNLEVNRGEKVALVGQNGMGKSTFLKLFCEDERHEGKIMLGHNVEMNYYAQVQENTLDTDITVYQTIENIATNEWTNPARMRGLLGTFLFREDDMDKKVKVLSGGEKSRLALAKMLLVSRNLLVMDEPTNHLDIASKEMLKKALLEYNGTLVVVSHDRDFLDGLTQKTFEFIDGRVQEHLGPINDFLRKHQSDTFRDFETSAKKAPVIKTNKESAQKDAYLQKKENDKLIRKINKDIQKAEKKIEKLETEISNIESQLAQAADSNPEELYTQHAEKSRELETVMANWEKLHTDLEDLQ; this is encoded by the coding sequence TTGATCAGTATTAACGGTATCAGTGTTTCTTTTTCAGGAATTGATCTTTTTAAGGACATTTCATTTTTGGTTAATTCCAGAGATCGTATTGGATTAGTGGGTAAAAACGGAGCGGGAAAATCCACACTCATGAAGGTCATTATGGGGCGTCAAAAACTAGACTCCGGTTCTGTTACGGTATCGAGTGATGAGAGTTTGGGTTATCTGGCTCAGGAACTCATGTTTCAATCTGAAAAAACGGTGTTGGAAGAAGCTTTAAGCGCATTCGAAGAAATGAATACACTTAAACAGGAAATCGAAGACATCAATCATCAATTAGAAACCAGAACAGATTATGAAAGTGATGCATATCAGGCTTTAATTCAGCAGCTCACCGAAAAGCACGAGCGTCTGGATATTATTGATTTGGGAAATCCGGAAAGTGAGGCAGAGAAAATTTTAATTGGGTTAGGTTTTACGAGAGACAAACTCCAAATGAAAATGACCCAATTCAGTATGGGGTGGCAAATGCGTGTGGAACTGGCAAAACTACTTCTCATCAAGCCTACGCTATTGCTACTGGATGAGCCGACCAACCATTTGGATATTGAAGCTATTATCTGGCTGGAAGGATATTTAAAAAACTACTCCGGTGCGATGATGATGATTTCACACGATAAAATGTTTTTGGATAATGTGACCAATCGTACCATTGAAATCGTTATGGGTAAAACATACGATTACAAAGTGCCTTATACCAAATATCTCACATTAAGAGAGGAACGTATTGCACAACAATTACGTGCACAAAAAAATCAGCAGGATTACATTAAGCAGCAAGAACGATTTATTGAGCGATTTAAAGCCAAAGCAACCAAGGCAAAAGCAGCACAATCCAAACAGAAACAACTAGACAAAGTAGAGCGAATAGAAATTGATATTGTGGACAATAGCAGTATTCAATTTAAATTTCCAGAAGCGCAAAGATCCGGTCAGGTGGTTTTAAAGGCAGAAAATGTAGCTAAAGCGTATGGCAAGCATCAGATTTTCACAGATGTGAATCTGGAAGTGAATCGTGGCGAGAAAGTGGCTCTTGTTGGACAAAATGGAATGGGGAAATCCACTTTCCTCAAGCTATTCTGTGAAGACGAAAGACATGAAGGAAAAATAATGTTGGGACACAATGTGGAAATGAACTATTACGCTCAGGTTCAGGAAAACACTTTAGACACGGATATCACCGTGTATCAAACCATTGAAAACATTGCAACCAACGAATGGACCAACCCCGCACGTATGCGTGGACTTTTAGGAACTTTCTTATTTAGAGAAGACGATATGGATAAGAAGGTAAAAGTACTTTCAGGAGGAGAAAAATCTCGATTGGCTTTAGCTAAAATGTTATTGGTATCGAGAAACCTGCTCGTAATGGATGAGCCTACCAATCACCTGGACATTGCTTCTAAAGAGATGCTGAAAAAAGCACTTTTGGAATACAATGGAACTTTAGTAGTTGTTTCTCACGATAGAGATTTCCTGGATGGATTAACACAAAAAACCTTTGAATTTATCGATGGTCGGGTTCAGGAACATTTAGGTCCAATCAATGATTTCTTACGTAAACATCAATCTGATACCTTTAGAGATTTTGAAACATCAGCTAAAAAAGCTCCCGTTATCAAGACGAATAAGGAGTCTGCGCAAAAAGATGCGTATCTACAGAAGAAAGAAAATGATAAATTGATTCGAAAAATCAATAAGGATATCCAAAAAGCTGAAAAGAAAATCGAGAAATTAGAAACAGAAATTTCAAATATCGAATCACAATTAGCTCAAGCGGCAGATTCCAATCCTGAAGAACTCTATACCCAACATGCTGAAAAATCAAGAGAATTAGAAACGGTTATGGCCAATTGGGAAAAACTTCATACCGATTTGGAAGATCTGCAATAG
- a CDS encoding YHYH protein, whose amino-acid sequence MKRVSFIIMALAFIVLGACKKDSETSGSNNQNTGGTVPDVYKKIYGASDIYISGDYVVIETPGTPDHKSPYYLDTQWENTLYEAYNGSNPQFHLNPNRISEFTMTYKIPLNPTVDANHTATPLGPIGISLNGVAFYNQYAGPNNQPLTDEINSFDQFNGHPQQQGNYHYHLEPVYLTANNGQEALLGFLLDGFPVYGPMENGQLVQESDLDDYHGHTHATTDYPDGIYHYHITSVDPYINGNGYYGIPGTVSQ is encoded by the coding sequence ATGAAAAGGGTATCATTTATCATCATGGCACTGGCTTTTATCGTTTTGGGAGCGTGCAAAAAGGATTCGGAAACGTCAGGGTCAAATAATCAAAATACAGGAGGAACTGTTCCGGATGTTTACAAAAAGATTTACGGAGCATCAGATATTTATATTTCCGGAGACTATGTGGTAATTGAGACTCCGGGAACCCCAGATCATAAGAGTCCTTATTATTTAGATACGCAATGGGAAAATACGTTGTATGAAGCATATAATGGGAGTAACCCACAATTCCATTTAAATCCAAATAGAATCTCGGAGTTTACGATGACGTATAAGATTCCATTAAACCCTACTGTGGATGCGAATCATACCGCAACACCTTTGGGGCCAATTGGAATATCCTTGAATGGAGTAGCATTTTATAATCAGTATGCCGGACCGAATAATCAGCCTTTGACAGATGAGATCAATTCATTTGATCAGTTTAACGGACATCCACAGCAACAAGGAAATTACCATTATCATTTGGAGCCTGTTTATTTAACAGCGAATAACGGGCAAGAGGCTTTATTGGGCTTTTTGTTAGATGGATTTCCCGTGTATGGACCAATGGAAAATGGGCAATTGGTTCAGGAATCAGATTTGGACGATTACCATGGACATACACATGCTACAACTGATTATCCGGATGGGATCTATCATTATCATATCACTTCAGTAGATCCATATATAAACGGAAATGGTTACTATGGTATACCTGGAACAGTTTCGCAATAG
- the rfbG gene encoding CDP-glucose 4,6-dehydratase codes for MEKLVMLDLLKKTYAGKKVFLTGHTGFKGSWLLVMLKELGAEVVGFSLKPESEKDLYHQINGDQLCTSIIGDIRYRERVKHAILDFQPDFVIHMAAQALVIPSYADPLGTMDTNVMGTLHVLDAFRQLEKPCVMVNITTDKVYENKERLEPYTEDEPKGGYDPYSASKAAAEIVSQSYRLSFLNPEQYETHHKSMSTVRSGNVIGGGDWNEARIIPDLARALGQNEKLILRNPNAVRPWQHVLDPLYGYLLIGAKMAEDPVNFASAYNFGPEPENELTVEELVQISIDVWGSGSYEVQQVEGQLHEAGLLKLDIQKAKSTLNWYPMLNAKDTVIWTIDWYKAPESEWAEKTTEQVRSYFDKLSSFA; via the coding sequence ATGGAGAAACTGGTAATGCTGGATTTACTCAAAAAAACTTACGCTGGAAAAAAAGTATTTCTAACAGGGCATACCGGTTTTAAGGGAAGCTGGCTTTTAGTTATGCTCAAAGAACTAGGGGCTGAAGTGGTAGGTTTTTCTCTCAAACCGGAATCAGAAAAAGATTTATATCACCAAATCAACGGGGATCAACTGTGTACTTCAATCATAGGTGATATTAGATATCGTGAAAGAGTTAAACATGCGATCTTAGACTTCCAACCTGACTTTGTAATTCATATGGCCGCACAAGCTTTGGTAATTCCATCTTATGCGGATCCGCTGGGAACTATGGACACCAACGTGATGGGAACTCTTCATGTTCTGGACGCTTTCAGGCAATTGGAAAAACCTTGTGTAATGGTTAATATTACCACGGATAAAGTCTATGAAAACAAAGAAAGACTTGAACCATATACCGAAGATGAACCAAAAGGTGGTTACGATCCATATTCAGCTTCTAAAGCGGCTGCGGAGATCGTGAGTCAATCTTATAGATTATCATTTCTAAATCCTGAGCAGTATGAAACACACCATAAATCTATGTCTACCGTAAGAAGTGGAAATGTGATTGGCGGTGGAGATTGGAATGAAGCAAGAATTATCCCTGATCTGGCACGTGCATTGGGACAAAACGAGAAACTTATTTTAAGGAATCCTAATGCAGTAAGGCCCTGGCAACATGTATTGGATCCATTATACGGATACTTGTTGATCGGAGCTAAAATGGCTGAAGATCCGGTGAATTTTGCCTCAGCGTATAATTTCGGACCTGAACCGGAAAATGAATTGACAGTTGAGGAACTGGTTCAAATTTCGATTGATGTTTGGGGAAGTGGTTCTTATGAAGTTCAACAAGTAGAAGGTCAATTACACGAAGCCGGGTTGCTTAAACTAGATATTCAAAAAGCAAAATCTACTTTAAACTGGTATCCTATGTTAAATGCGAAGGATACGGTCATCTGGACCATTGACTGGTACAAAGCACCTGAGTCCGAATGGGCTGAAAAAACGACAGAACAAGTACGTTCGTATTTTGATAAATTGTCTTCCTTTGCGTAA
- a CDS encoding SCO family protein translates to MGFWGRKTASTSLIVYLWISVIGVLTLFSCSEPIERLPYFNTPDFTPHFIQNENEVTEKITHTIDDFKFKNHLNQDVTHENIKGKIHVADFMFTSCGSICPKMTNNMKLVSDAFLDDDEVMLLSYSVTPWSDSVKRLNEYVYDKKIKDPNWFFLTGSKSEIYDLARQSYFAEEDIGFTKDSTEFLHTEHFILVDENQRIRGIYNGTLLVDVKQLIADIHILKKES, encoded by the coding sequence ATGGGCTTTTGGGGACGAAAAACTGCGTCAACATCTCTGATAGTTTATTTGTGGATTAGCGTTATTGGAGTATTGACTTTATTTTCATGTTCCGAACCAATTGAACGCTTACCATATTTTAATACTCCGGATTTTACTCCTCATTTTATACAAAATGAGAATGAAGTAACTGAAAAGATCACACATACCATAGATGATTTTAAATTTAAAAATCATTTAAATCAAGATGTCACCCATGAGAACATCAAAGGAAAAATTCACGTAGCAGATTTTATGTTTACCAGTTGTGGCAGTATTTGTCCTAAAATGACCAACAACATGAAGCTGGTGAGTGATGCCTTTCTAGATGATGATGAAGTGATGTTATTATCATATTCAGTAACTCCCTGGAGTGATTCCGTGAAAAGATTGAATGAATATGTTTATGACAAAAAAATCAAAGACCCGAATTGGTTTTTCCTGACCGGGAGCAAAAGTGAAATATATGATTTAGCCAGACAATCATATTTTGCAGAAGAGGATATAGGTTTTACAAAAGACAGTACCGAATTTTTACATACGGAACATTTTATTTTAGTAGATGAGAATCAACGAATTCGGGGAATATATAATGGCACCTTGTTGGTAGATGTCAAACAACTCATAGCCGACATTCATATATTAAAAAAAGAATCTTGA
- a CDS encoding DUF4255 domain-containing protein, with the protein MIAKALTFISNFLNKEIKMDYGIDEDRVVVSSLINPDGTVSDQIENKVIISVINLEHETTVKSLNNYVSGNTNSFGKIAPPVHLNLYLLVSANYDSGNYIEALKMLSSVIGIFQSNTYFTKSLNPEMPAPLEKLTFEIFNLPINELSHIWSGIGAKYVPSILYKVRMITMQENLIREEISGIDGLKGDPNLKNN; encoded by the coding sequence ATGATCGCTAAAGCACTCACATTCATTTCCAATTTCCTAAACAAGGAAATCAAAATGGACTACGGTATTGATGAAGACCGTGTCGTGGTGAGTAGTTTGATTAATCCTGACGGGACGGTTTCTGATCAAATTGAAAATAAAGTCATTATCTCTGTAATCAATTTAGAACATGAAACTACGGTTAAGTCTTTGAACAATTATGTTTCCGGAAATACCAATAGTTTCGGCAAAATAGCTCCTCCGGTTCACCTTAACCTGTATTTGTTGGTGTCAGCAAATTACGATTCCGGAAATTATATCGAAGCTTTAAAGATGCTCTCATCCGTCATCGGAATTTTTCAATCCAACACCTACTTCACCAAAAGTCTAAATCCAGAAATGCCAGCTCCATTAGAGAAATTGACATTCGAAATTTTCAATCTGCCCATTAACGAATTAAGCCATATATGGAGTGGTATTGGAGCAAAATATGTTCCCTCGATATTATATAAAGTACGTATGATCACCATGCAAGAAAATCTTATCAGAGAAGAAATCTCTGGTATTGATGGGCTGAAAGGAGATCCTAATCTCAAAAACAATTAA
- a CDS encoding toxin-antitoxin system YwqK family antitoxin, whose amino-acid sequence MVYLEQFRNSIIFLSLTLMISCSPKKIRHLELVNEESSQWQQSKGLMYRNGTLFSGQSFKLYPSGEDTMYIKEYIEGKRNGEWRKYYPTQQLAESRYFQNGQKKGIYTGWWPNGKKKFEYMFKNDEYHGVLKEWNSEGSLVREMNYVAGHEVGTQKVWYDNGKIKSNYVVKNGRRYGLLGTKNCVNISDSLFVD is encoded by the coding sequence ATGGTATACCTGGAACAGTTTCGCAATAGCATCATCTTTTTGAGCCTGACATTGATGATTTCTTGTTCACCTAAGAAGATCCGACATCTTGAATTGGTGAATGAGGAGTCATCTCAATGGCAACAATCCAAAGGCTTGATGTACAGGAATGGAACGTTGTTTTCAGGACAATCGTTTAAGCTATATCCATCTGGCGAAGACACTATGTATATTAAAGAATATATTGAGGGGAAGCGAAATGGAGAATGGCGAAAATACTATCCCACACAACAATTAGCTGAAAGCCGATATTTTCAGAATGGACAGAAAAAAGGCATATATACCGGATGGTGGCCAAATGGCAAGAAGAAGTTTGAATATATGTTTAAAAACGATGAATATCATGGGGTTTTAAAAGAATGGAATTCGGAGGGAAGTTTAGTTCGCGAAATGAATTATGTAGCAGGACACGAAGTGGGAACACAAAAAGTATGGTATGATAATGGAAAAATTAAATCAAATTATGTGGTCAAAAATGGTAGAAGGTATGGGCTTTTGGGGACGAAAAACTGCGTCAACATCTCTGATAGTTTATTTGTGGATTAG
- the rfbF gene encoding glucose-1-phosphate cytidylyltransferase: MKVVIFAGGKGTRISEESHLRPKPMIEIGGKPILWHIMKMYESYGHKEFIVCLGYKGYMIKEYFLNYYYHNADVTVDLESNQVKVHKNKSESFSVTLVDTGLETMTAGRLKQVEPYIGNEEFMLTYGDGVCDINMDDELKFHRSHGKICTMSIVQPGSRFGVIDLDENNVVQKFVEKPKEDGAWINGGFFILKPEVFKYLHDDANDIMWERQPLEDIAKDGELVAYKHDGFWKCMDTLRDNKDLNALWEQKPKWRNW; the protein is encoded by the coding sequence ATGAAAGTAGTCATTTTTGCCGGGGGTAAAGGCACCCGAATCTCAGAAGAATCACATTTAAGACCAAAACCAATGATTGAAATAGGTGGCAAACCTATTTTATGGCATATCATGAAAATGTATGAGTCCTATGGTCACAAAGAATTCATCGTTTGTTTGGGTTACAAAGGTTATATGATCAAAGAGTATTTCCTGAACTATTATTACCACAATGCGGATGTGACTGTTGATTTGGAAAGCAATCAGGTGAAAGTCCATAAAAACAAATCTGAATCATTTAGTGTGACTTTAGTCGATACTGGTTTGGAAACAATGACTGCCGGAAGATTAAAACAAGTTGAGCCTTATATTGGTAATGAAGAATTCATGTTGACCTATGGTGACGGTGTATGCGACATCAATATGGATGATGAATTAAAATTTCACCGCTCACATGGTAAAATTTGTACGATGAGTATTGTACAACCGGGTAGTAGATTTGGAGTGATTGATCTGGACGAGAATAATGTCGTTCAAAAATTTGTTGAGAAGCCCAAAGAAGATGGTGCCTGGATCAATGGTGGTTTCTTTATTCTAAAACCGGAGGTGTTCAAATATCTTCATGATGATGCAAACGATATCATGTGGGAGCGTCAGCCATTGGAAGATATTGCCAAAGATGGTGAGTTAGTCGCATACAAACATGATGGTTTCTGGAAGTGTATGGACACCTTGAGAGACAATAAGGATTTGAATGCACTTTGGGAACAAAAACCTAAATGGAGAAACTGGTAA
- a CDS encoding T9SS type A sorting domain-containing protein, translating into MTRLISLAFFLCTLSSYAQVTIESFDLPQPGKSYIRSNSTATNLDLTQTGPNQTWDFTSLVRSSRDTITYQAVSQTPLFYQIMFNNPLNPPYKASEARKSPDVNIGGFLDLSNNYLFFKNSSSEWNEVGIGTTIMGAPLPTQYSDIKTKLRLPLNYNDVNTDNYTYLIQVPTFGAIGQSGTLNYVVDGWGILKTPGGTFDALRVKTEVIKADTVYVNLLGIGTSIPSMETTYEWYTKNEGYPVLSVTTQLGVITSVQFADDLTTSINEEDIVVHQNSIYPNPVKDLLHLQLTQNDLKITVLDISGKVVMQPDQLSPKVLDMNHLPKGIYFIRYSNDQTNEVQQFVKQ; encoded by the coding sequence ATGACAAGACTTATATCTCTCGCTTTCTTTTTGTGTACACTCTCATCATATGCTCAAGTAACTATTGAATCATTTGATCTTCCACAACCCGGTAAATCATATATCCGATCTAATTCAACCGCTACCAATTTGGATTTGACGCAAACCGGACCTAATCAAACATGGGATTTCACCAGTCTGGTGAGAAGTAGCAGAGATACCATCACTTATCAAGCGGTATCCCAAACACCCCTCTTCTATCAAATCATGTTTAACAATCCGTTAAATCCTCCGTATAAAGCTTCAGAAGCACGTAAGAGTCCGGATGTGAATATTGGTGGCTTTCTGGATTTAAGTAACAACTATCTTTTCTTTAAAAATTCATCCAGTGAATGGAATGAAGTTGGAATTGGAACCACCATTATGGGTGCCCCATTACCTACACAATATTCTGATATTAAAACAAAGTTGCGACTCCCACTAAATTACAATGATGTCAATACTGACAATTATACGTACCTCATTCAGGTCCCTACTTTTGGGGCTATCGGACAAAGTGGCACCTTAAATTATGTTGTGGACGGTTGGGGTATTCTGAAAACTCCGGGGGGTACATTTGATGCTTTACGTGTTAAAACCGAGGTGATCAAAGCAGATACCGTATATGTGAACCTTCTGGGAATTGGAACTTCTATACCTTCAATGGAAACTACTTACGAATGGTATACAAAAAATGAAGGTTATCCGGTTTTGTCCGTAACCACCCAACTAGGTGTGATTACTTCTGTGCAATTTGCAGATGATCTCACGACCAGTATCAACGAAGAAGATATTGTGGTACATCAAAACAGTATTTACCCAAATCCGGTTAAAGATTTATTGCATTTACAATTAACCCAAAATGATCTTAAAATTACCGTTTTAGATATTTCAGGTAAAGTGGTTATGCAACCGGATCAACTGAGTCCAAAAGTTTTGGATATGAATCATCTCCCTAAAGGAATTTACTTTATCAGGTATTCCAATGATCAAACCAATGAAGTTCAGCAGTTTGTTAAGCAGTAA
- a CDS encoding adenosylcobalamin-dependent ribonucleoside-diphosphate reductase, whose protein sequence is MELDIDQKKAQDAVESKKQTPQTYTYEEILEASTEYFDGDTLAANVWLNKYALKDSDGNIFEKTPDDMHRRMAREIARVESKYPNSYSEDEIYEVIKGFKYIVPQGGSMSGIGNSHQVASLSNCFVIGNNGKGDSYGGIMKIDQEQVQLMKRRGGVGHDLSHIRPKGSPVKNSALTSTGVVPFMERYSNSTREVAQDGRRGALMLSISIKHPDSEDFIDAKLDGTKVTGANVSVKIDDEFMQAVKEGKDYVQKFPIDSDNPKYTKTVNAKQLWDKIVHNAWKSAEPGILFWDTVVNESIPDTYSDLGFETVSTNPCGEIPLCPYDSCRLLAINLFSYVNNPFTSEASFDFPLFKKHVAMAQRIMDDIVDLELEQIDKILEKVDLDPEDDIIKSVERNLWNNIKKKAIEGRRTGVGITAEGDMLAALGITYGSDESIFFSEKIHRHLAVEAYRSSVVMAKERGSFPVYESDREKGNPFVERLRKQDPALVQDMEKYGRRNIALLTIAPTGTTSMMTQTTSGIEPVFMVAYKRRKKVNPNDTNSRVDFVDEVGDSWEEYQVFHHNFKTWLEANEYDVNQVQTMTDEELKEIIEKSPYHQATANDVDWVQKVHLQGTIQKWVDHSISVTVNVPNDVEESLVSEIYQTGWESGCKGITVYRDGSRSGVLVSNDKKEEAEEENVFAETQAPKRPDILEAEIVRFMNDEEKWIAVIGVLNGRPYEVFTGRAVDSFFLPSYVEKGWVIKSKDAEDSTRYDFRYEDRDGYGTTIEGLSRSFDKEFWNYAKLISGVLRHGMPLPFVVHMVSNLHLRDDALNTWKNGVVRSLKKFIKDGEKPVENQCPGCGENSLVYQEGCLTCKSCGHSKCG, encoded by the coding sequence ATGGAGTTAGACATCGACCAAAAGAAAGCACAGGATGCTGTTGAAAGCAAAAAACAAACACCTCAAACGTATACTTATGAAGAAATTTTAGAAGCAAGTACAGAGTATTTTGATGGTGATACCCTGGCTGCAAATGTTTGGTTAAACAAATATGCTCTTAAAGATTCTGACGGAAACATCTTTGAGAAAACTCCGGACGATATGCACCGAAGAATGGCAAGAGAGATTGCCAGAGTGGAGTCAAAATATCCAAATTCTTATTCTGAAGATGAGATTTATGAGGTAATCAAAGGATTTAAATATATAGTACCTCAAGGCGGTTCGATGTCTGGAATTGGTAATTCACATCAGGTAGCTTCTTTGTCTAATTGTTTCGTTATTGGAAACAATGGAAAAGGAGATTCATATGGTGGAATTATGAAAATCGATCAGGAACAAGTACAGTTGATGAAACGTAGAGGAGGAGTTGGTCATGATCTTTCTCACATTCGTCCTAAAGGTAGCCCGGTGAAGAATAGTGCTTTAACTTCTACAGGTGTAGTTCCTTTTATGGAACGTTATTCGAACTCTACAAGAGAAGTTGCTCAAGATGGTCGTAGAGGAGCTTTGATGTTGAGTATCTCTATTAAACACCCGGATTCGGAAGATTTTATTGATGCAAAATTGGATGGTACAAAAGTGACCGGAGCAAACGTATCGGTGAAAATTGATGATGAATTTATGCAAGCAGTTAAAGAGGGAAAAGATTATGTACAAAAATTCCCGATTGACTCAGACAATCCAAAATATACAAAGACTGTAAATGCAAAGCAATTATGGGATAAGATTGTACATAATGCATGGAAATCTGCTGAGCCAGGAATTCTATTTTGGGATACAGTAGTAAATGAGTCTATTCCGGATACCTATTCAGATTTAGGTTTTGAAACAGTATCTACAAACCCATGTGGGGAGATTCCTCTTTGTCCTTATGATAGCTGTAGACTGTTAGCGATTAACTTATTCTCTTATGTGAACAATCCGTTTACAAGTGAGGCTTCGTTTGATTTTCCATTATTCAAGAAGCATGTAGCAATGGCACAAAGAATTATGGATGATATTGTTGATTTGGAGTTAGAGCAAATTGATAAAATCTTAGAAAAAGTAGATTTAGATCCAGAAGACGATATCATTAAAAGTGTAGAGCGTAACTTGTGGAATAACATTAAAAAGAAAGCGATCGAAGGTCGTAGAACTGGTGTTGGTATTACCGCAGAAGGAGATATGTTAGCAGCATTAGGAATTACTTATGGTTCTGATGAGTCTATCTTCTTCTCTGAAAAAATTCACCGTCATTTAGCAGTCGAAGCTTACAGATCTTCAGTGGTTATGGCGAAAGAAAGAGGTTCTTTCCCTGTATACGAATCAGATCGTGAAAAAGGGAATCCTTTTGTAGAAAGACTACGTAAACAAGATCCTGCTTTAGTTCAGGATATGGAAAAATACGGAAGAAGAAATATTGCGTTGTTAACTATTGCTCCAACCGGAACAACAAGTATGATGACTCAAACAACTTCTGGTATTGAGCCGGTATTTATGGTGGCTTATAAAAGAAGAAAGAAAGTAAATCCAAATGATACGAATTCTAGAGTTGATTTCGTAGATGAGGTTGGAGATTCTTGGGAAGAGTATCAGGTATTCCACCATAACTTCAAAACCTGGTTAGAGGCAAATGAATATGATGTAAATCAAGTTCAAACCATGACCGATGAGGAGTTAAAAGAAATTATTGAGAAATCTCCATATCACCAGGCGACTGCAAATGATGTAGATTGGGTACAAAAAGTACACTTACAGGGAACTATCCAAAAATGGGTAGATCACTCTATTAGTGTAACTGTAAATGTTCCTAATGATGTAGAAGAGAGTTTGGTAAGTGAGATTTATCAAACCGGATGGGAGTCAGGTTGTAAAGGAATTACAGTATATAGAGACGGTTCTAGATCTGGTGTATTGGTTTCAAATGATAAGAAAGAAGAAGCAGAGGAAGAAAATGTATTTGCTGAAACTCAAGCTCCAAAAAGACCGGACATCTTAGAAGCTGAAATTGTTCGTTTTATGAACGATGAAGAAAAATGGATTGCTGTTATCGGAGTATTAAATGGACGTCCATATGAAGTATTTACAGGTAGAGCTGTAGACTCATTCTTCTTACCGTCATACGTGGAAAAAGGATGGGTAATCAAATCTAAAGACGCAGAGGACTCAACTAGATATGACTTTAGATATGAAGATCGCGATGGTTACGGAACGACTATTGAAGGTTTATCTCGTTCCTTCGACAAGGAGTTCTGGAACTATGCGAAATTGATTTCAGGTGTATTACGTCACGGAATGCCATTACCATTCGTGGTGCACATGGTATCTAACTTACACTTGAGAGATGATGCTTTAAATACCTGGAAAAATGGTGTTGTTCGTTCTTTAAAGAAGTTCATTAAAGACGGAGAAAAACCTGTAGAAAACCAATGCCCTGGTTGTGGTGAAAACAGTCTGGTTTACCAGGAAGGTTGTTTAACATGTAAGTCATGTGGACATTCTAAATGTGGTTAA